The following proteins come from a genomic window of Candidatus Paceibacterota bacterium:
- a CDS encoding 4Fe-4S dicluster domain-containing protein: protein MNHDPQNEVSPQTLERVYQPVTRRTFLKGTAAAMAGMAGLVVALKPLLALERGEITLDDLLQKHYRELKPAELQRILKAIEDKCKREHGVQPVVRDLRPLPGVEFGYALNLTRCIGCRRCAHACLQENNQSRDDDDDLEMSYIRVLELDKGAINLETASVYYDPETVPQKDKYYMPVQCQQCRQPPCTKVCPVQATWQEPDGLVVVDYNWCIGCRYCMAACPYDARRFNYKKPSIPPAAINPNQDYLSNRIRPKGVVEKCTFCLHRTRDGKYPACLEVCPTGARVFGNLLDPNSEISYVLNHKRVYVLKEDVGTLPRFYYFFEK from the coding sequence ATGAACCACGATCCGCAAAACGAAGTCAGTCCCCAAACGCTCGAGCGGGTCTATCAGCCAGTGACGCGCCGCACTTTCCTGAAAGGCACGGCGGCGGCGATGGCGGGCATGGCGGGGCTGGTAGTGGCCCTTAAGCCGCTGCTCGCGCTGGAGCGCGGCGAGATCACGCTCGACGACTTGCTCCAGAAGCATTACCGCGAACTTAAGCCGGCCGAGCTGCAGCGCATTCTAAAGGCGATCGAGGACAAATGTAAGCGGGAGCATGGTGTCCAACCCGTCGTTCGCGACCTGAGGCCGCTACCCGGGGTCGAATTCGGATACGCGCTGAACTTGACGCGCTGTATCGGGTGCCGCAGGTGCGCCCACGCCTGTCTCCAGGAGAATAACCAATCCCGGGACGACGACGATGATCTCGAAATGTCCTACATTCGAGTGCTGGAGCTGGACAAGGGTGCGATTAACCTGGAGACTGCTTCGGTCTACTACGACCCGGAAACGGTGCCGCAGAAGGACAAGTATTATATGCCGGTCCAGTGCCAGCAGTGCCGGCAGCCGCCCTGCACGAAGGTGTGCCCCGTGCAGGCTACCTGGCAGGAACCGGACGGCCTCGTGGTGGTGGATTACAATTGGTGCATCGGCTGCCGTTATTGCATGGCGGCCTGCCCCTACGATGCGCGCCGCTTCAACTACAAGAAGCCATCCATTCCACCGGCGGCGATCAACCCGAACCAGGACTACCTGAGCAACCGCATCCGCCCGAAAGGAGTGGTCGAGAAGTGCACCTTCTGCCTGCATCGCACGCGCGACGGCAAGTATCCCGCTTGCCTGGAGGTGTGCCCGACCGGCGCGCGGGTGTTCGGGAATCTGCTCGATCCGAACAGCGAAATCAGCTATGTCCTGAATCACAAGCGGGTTTATGTCCTGAAGGAGGATGTGGGCACGTTGCCCCGCTTTTACTACTTCTTCGAGAAATGA
- the nrfD gene encoding polysulfide reductase NrfD, translated as MREYVTFLWRVWRISFQGSAKFYLWMTLLTVLALVGLNAWARQFVAGLETTGMTNQVSWGAYIANFTFLVGVAAAAVMLVIPAYVYKKDFMHEVVLFGELMAIAVIVMCLLFVTVDLGRPDRFHHMIPPFGIFNWPGSILSWDVIVLNGYLLLNLHIAGYLLYCRYRQQKPAKMFYIPFVFISIAWAVSIHTVTAFLYVGLAGRGYWHHPLVPSRFLASAFVAGPGLMILTFQIIRRVTRYYIGDQPIFTLRMIMTVAMIINMFLLGCELFTEFYSPTMHAAAAQYLYFGLHGHQGLVPWIWSAIALDLVGLVLLISPLSRKIAALNVACVACFIGVWIEKGMGLIIPGFVPSPLGQVVEYLPTLNETLVCLGIWAFGALLFSWMVRVAIPIMNGSLRARPELNPPVQ; from the coding sequence ATGAGGGAATACGTCACATTCCTTTGGCGTGTCTGGCGGATTTCCTTCCAGGGCAGCGCGAAGTTTTATTTGTGGATGACCCTGTTGACGGTGCTGGCGCTCGTCGGTCTGAATGCCTGGGCGCGGCAATTTGTGGCCGGCCTGGAGACCACCGGTATGACGAATCAGGTGAGTTGGGGGGCATACATCGCAAACTTCACCTTCCTTGTCGGCGTCGCGGCGGCGGCGGTCATGCTCGTGATCCCCGCTTACGTCTACAAGAAGGATTTCATGCACGAGGTGGTGTTGTTCGGCGAACTCATGGCTATCGCTGTTATCGTGATGTGCCTGCTCTTCGTCACTGTGGACCTCGGGCGCCCGGACCGCTTTCATCACATGATCCCGCCCTTCGGCATCTTCAACTGGCCCGGCTCCATTCTGTCTTGGGACGTCATCGTGCTGAACGGTTACCTGCTTTTGAACCTCCACATCGCGGGGTACTTGCTCTACTGCCGCTACCGGCAGCAGAAGCCGGCAAAGATGTTCTACATCCCGTTTGTGTTCATCTCCATCGCGTGGGCGGTGAGCATTCACACCGTTACGGCGTTCCTTTACGTCGGCCTGGCCGGCCGCGGCTACTGGCATCATCCGCTGGTTCCGTCGCGGTTTCTGGCGTCGGCATTTGTGGCGGGGCCAGGCTTGATGATTCTCACCTTCCAGATCATCCGCCGGGTGACGCGCTACTACATCGGCGATCAGCCCATATTTACGTTGCGAATGATCATGACCGTGGCGATGATCATCAACATGTTCCTGCTCGGCTGCGAACTGTTCACGGAGTTCTACTCGCCCACGATGCACGCCGCCGCCGCGCAGTACCTCTACTTCGGCCTGCACGGACACCAGGGGCTCGTGCCTTGGATTTGGAGCGCCATCGCGCTGGACCTTGTTGGCCTGGTCCTGCTCATCTCGCCGCTCAGCAGGAAGATCGCGGCCTTGAATGTCGCCTGCGTGGCTTGCTTCATCGGCGTGTGGATCGAGAAGGGCATGGGCCTGATCATCCCCGGCTTCGTGCCCTCGCCCCTGGGCCAGGTGGTGGAATACCTGCCCACGCTCAATGAAACGCTTGTGTGCCTCGGTATCTGGGCCTTTGGAGCGCTGCTCTTTTCCTGGATGGTGCGCGTTGCCATCCCGATCATGAACGGGAGCCTGCGTGCCCGGCCCGAACTCAATCCTCCAGTCCAATGA